One stretch of Spartobacteria bacterium DNA includes these proteins:
- a CDS encoding glycosyl hydrolase family protein → MVRNSEKNPITERNCWNNTWYFDPVFLGKYPEDGVKLFEKDMPDIKDGDMEIISSPIDFCGLNIYQGEYLSGNVPAGHALTHMDWKVTPDALYWGPRFMCERYSKPIYMTENGMAGTDWIHLDGQVHDPQRIDFMQRYLNSLRRAIDDGVDCRGYFHWSLFDNFEWALGYNRRFGLVYVDYQTQQRVPKDSALWYKQWIAQNKF, encoded by the coding sequence ATAGTACGCAATTCCGAGAAGAACCCCATAACCGAACGAAACTGCTGGAACAATACCTGGTATTTTGACCCTGTTTTTCTCGGTAAATACCCAGAGGACGGGGTGAAACTGTTTGAAAAAGATATGCCGGATATCAAAGACGGCGATATGGAAATAATCAGTTCTCCCATTGATTTTTGCGGACTCAATATCTATCAGGGAGAATACCTTTCCGGCAACGTGCCTGCCGGGCACGCCCTCACTCATATGGACTGGAAAGTCACCCCCGATGCGCTTTACTGGGGGCCTCGCTTCATGTGTGAGCGCTACAGCAAACCGATTTATATGACAGAAAACGGCATGGCGGGAACAGATTGGATTCATTTAGATGGCCAGGTTCATGATCCACAGCGGATTGATTTTATGCAGCGCTATTTGAACTCGCTGCGTCGCGCGATAGATGACGGGGTGGATTGTCGCGGATATTTTCACTGGTCGCTTTTCGATAATTTTGAATGGGCACTTGGATATAATCGACGCTTCGGACTGGTCTATGTGGATTATCAGACACAGCAACGTGTGCCTAAGGATTCTGCACTCTGGTATAAGCAGTGGATTGCTCAAAATAAGTTCTAA